Proteins co-encoded in one Chaetodon auriga isolate fChaAug3 chromosome 9, fChaAug3.hap1, whole genome shotgun sequence genomic window:
- the LOC143326312 gene encoding UPF0461 protein C5orf24 homolog — protein sequence MMHQVSSSNSDYCMSGLAEDCHPASHFDICSAQSNKFYTSPTAPGLQLSLAGLGPLPQGMQKAMACQMHDTQNDFLPQTVKVRGSEVAGPDGSKKKKGMVKSGRRGRPSGTTKSAGYRTSTGRPLGTTRAAGFKTSPGRPLGTTKAAGYKVSPGRPPGSIKSLARLKKLDLSNCSVPKKLDFTSCDVPPFPYTMMEKRPLCEPSGKVDETNE from the coding sequence ATGATGCATCaagtgagcagcagcaacagtgacTATTGTATGAGTGGACTGGCAGAGGACTGCCATCCAGCCAGCCACTTTGATATATGTAGCGCACAATCCAACAAATTCTACACCTCTCCCACAGCCCCTGGTTTGCAGCTGTCCCTCGCGGGCCTCGGCCCTTTGCCACAGGGCATGCAGAAAGCCATGGCATGTCAAATGCACGACACCCAGAATGACTTCCTGCCTCAGACGGTGAAAGTCAGGGGTAGTGAAGTTGCGGGGCCTGATGGCTCTAAAAAGAAGAAGGGCATGGTGAAGTCGGGCCGGAGAGGGAGGCCATCAGGGACCACAAAGTCAGCTGGTTACCGCACAAGTACTGGACGTCCACTTGGAACAACGCGGGCAGCTGGGTTCAAAACCAGCCCGGGGAGGCCCCTTGGAACCACCAAGGCAGCAGGGTATAAGGTCAGCCCCGGCAGGCCCCCCGGCAGCATCAAGAGCCTGGCTCGGCTCAAGAAGCTTGACTTAAGCAACTGCAGTGTTCCCAAGAAACTGGACTTCACTAGCTGCGACGTCCCACCTTTTCCATACACCATGATGGAGAAAAGACCCCTCTGTGAGCCCAGTGGCAAAGTGGATGAAACCAACGAATAG